One Euphorbia lathyris chromosome 1, ddEupLath1.1, whole genome shotgun sequence DNA segment encodes these proteins:
- the LOC136226671 gene encoding putative glycerol-3-phosphate transporter 1, which translates to MGSLSEEAPDGTQNKPHGIQFLEYVKKSKLSYKTYQAIVLIVTFLAYTSYHAARKTTSIVKSTLDPQSSELGLRLFTWNYTTEPVERSKLSWKLGDGWAPFDASDGTSLLGELDLAFLSVYAMGMYCSGHIGDRMDLRIFLTIGMVGTGIFTCLFGVGYWANVHNFYYFLIMQMVAGLFQSTGWPSVVAVVGNWFGKKKRGLIMGIWNAHTSVGNITGSLIAAAMLNYGWGWSFVLPGLLIAFIGLVVFLILPVHPDSVGAERDEDELHSPRKTGEGVTEPLLGSDSEFKPSAVGFIQAWKIPGVAIFALCLFFSKLVAYTFLYWLPFYISHTAIDGKYLSSSAAGNLSTLFDVGGVVGGILAGHISDRLGARAITAASFMYCAIPALFFYRSYGHVSLTANIALMLITGMFVNGPYALITTAVSADLGTHISLKGNSRALATVTAIIDGTGSVGAAIGPLLTGYISAKSWSAVFTMLMGAALIAGLLLTKLVVAEVTAKISESRSQASATSRPPTASLDV; encoded by the exons ATGGGTTCACTGTCAGAAGAAGCCCCTGATGGAACTCAAAATAAGCCCCATGGAATTCAATTCCTGGAATATGTAAAGAAAAGCAAACTTTCATACAAAACCTATCAAGCCATTGTCTTGATTGTAACATTTTTGGCATACACAAGCTACCATGCCGCTAGGAAAACGACTAGCATTGTCAAGAGTACTCTTGATCCCCAATCATCTGAGCTAGGTTTAAGGCTCTTTACATGGAATTACACAACTGAACCAGTAGAAAGAAGCAAACTTTCATGGAAACTCGGAGATGGTTGGGCTCCATTTGATGCATCAGATGGAACATCTCTGTTGGGTGAACTTGACCTGGCATTTCTTTCTGTTTATGCCATGGGGATGTACTGCTCTGGACATATAGGAGATAGAATGGATTTGAGGATTTTTTTAACTATAGGAATGGTTGGAACTGGTATATTTACTTGTCTCTTTGGTGTTGGATATTGGGCAAATGTACATAACTTTTACTACTTTTTGATAATGCAAATGGTTGCTGGATTGTTCCAATCAACCGGATGGCCTTCGGTGGTTGCGGTGGTCGGAAACTGGTTCGGTAAGAAGAAGAGAGGGCTAATTATGGGTATATGGAATGCTCACACATCTGTTGGGAATATTACCGGGTCATTGATTGCTGCTGCAATGTTGAACTACGGATGGGGCTGGTCCTTTGTTTTGCCTGGTCTCCTCATTGCTTTTATTGGGTTGGTGGTGTTTCTAATTTTGCCTGTTCATCCCGATTCGGTCGGAGCAGAGAGAGATGAAGACGAATTGCATTCTCCAAGGAAAACAGGAGAGGGAGTTACAGAGCCTCTATTGGGATCAGACTCTGAGTTTAAACCATCAGCTGTTGGGTTCATCCAAGCATGGAAAATTCCTGGCGTTGCTATATTTGCTCTTTGccttttcttttccaaattggTGGCTTACACATTTCTCTATTGGCTTCCTTTCTACATTAGCCACACAG CAATTGATGGGAAGTACTTATCCAGCAGTGCAGCTGGAAACTTGTCAACATTGTTTGATGTTGGAGGAGTTGTTGGGGGGATTTTAGCTGGGCATATTTCTGATCGTTTAGGTGCCAGAGCCATTACAGCAGCAAGCTTCATGTACTGTGCAATTCCTGCACTCTTCTTTTACCGAAGCTATGGACACGTTTCCTTGACTGCAAACATCGCTCTTATGTTGATTACGGGCATGTTCGTAAACGGACCTTATGCTCTTATAACAACAGCTGTCTCAGCTGACCTTGGAACCCACATTTCTCTGAAAGGGAACTCAAGGGCATTGGCAACAGTTACAGCAATCATAGACGGAACAGGCTCCGTTGGGGCTGCCATTGGACCTTTGCTGACGGGTTATATTTCTGCAAAGAGCTGGAGTGCAGTTTTCACAATGTTAATGGGAGCAGCTCTTATTGCTGGCTTGCTTCTAACTAAACTTGTTGTTGCTGAAGTAACTGCAAAGATTTCGGAATCAAGGTCTCAAGCTTCTGCAACATCAAGGCCTCCAACAGCTTCACTTGATGTTTGA